Proteins encoded within one genomic window of uncultured Draconibacterium sp.:
- a CDS encoding histidine kinase N-terminal 7TM domain-containing protein, whose amino-acid sequence MTAFTAIGICILLWKFRKAIEVRFLILLEVFVAIWAFSYALEFGTLLMEEKVFFSQLSYLGIAFIPVTYFFFTTAFSQKFHLVKKLNIIISLIIPIITLVLVFTNDKHHLIWKNYTLNNSTNMLYYKHGIWFWIFDIYAFTLIAWGIFNLVSSISTFTTFYRKQIRLLIVASLIPVIANLMYIFNINPVPGFDWTTVSFVLTGLIIAFGIFRYKIFELIPLAREKLLGTMNEGVLVVNPNGIIEEANPALIKTFSLNANTTINSNFVQTFEKFPSIIELLQSDEDRVTDFELQHNNQTYYYQIRITALYDQLEKLSGKLMVLSDVSSIRLAKIQLTKKNEQLKEQNRRNEKLIDDLDAYAHTLAHDLKNSLGVIYSSSDIILEAIKDGDMDTIKQFSKMIKESSSKTISVTNELLKMATAGHEDVETTPIEMQHVYDAAMAQITDHITDYKATIEVECSWIDAQAYAPWIEEIWINLLSNAMKYGGVPPLIKVGCELTGNGMVKYWVKDNGDGISKDQHVKIFRKHTRLQPDKANGYGLGLSIVKRIIEKLGGKVGVESTGEKGAGSMFYFNLPVARVESLNEAR is encoded by the coding sequence ATAACCGCTTTTACTGCAATCGGAATATGTATACTTTTATGGAAATTCAGAAAAGCCATTGAGGTGCGCTTCCTGATTTTACTGGAAGTTTTTGTTGCTATTTGGGCATTTAGTTACGCACTGGAATTTGGGACTCTTCTTATGGAGGAAAAAGTGTTTTTCTCGCAGTTGTCGTACCTGGGCATTGCATTTATTCCGGTTACTTACTTCTTTTTCACCACCGCATTCAGTCAAAAATTTCATTTAGTAAAAAAGCTTAATATCATTATTTCGCTTATTATTCCAATAATTACACTGGTTTTGGTATTTACCAACGATAAGCACCATTTAATTTGGAAAAACTACACCCTCAACAACAGTACCAACATGTTGTATTATAAACATGGAATTTGGTTCTGGATTTTCGACATATACGCGTTTACGCTAATTGCCTGGGGGATTTTTAACCTGGTAAGTTCGATATCAACCTTTACAACTTTTTACAGAAAGCAGATTCGACTTTTAATCGTTGCCTCGCTTATTCCGGTAATTGCCAACCTGATGTATATCTTTAATATCAATCCGGTTCCGGGTTTCGACTGGACTACTGTTTCATTTGTTTTAACCGGTTTGATTATTGCATTTGGCATATTCCGCTACAAAATATTTGAGCTGATTCCGCTTGCCCGCGAAAAACTGCTTGGCACCATGAATGAAGGAGTTTTGGTAGTCAATCCCAACGGGATTATTGAAGAAGCCAATCCTGCGCTGATAAAAACATTTAGTCTGAATGCAAACACAACCATTAATTCCAACTTTGTTCAGACCTTTGAAAAGTTTCCATCAATTATTGAGCTTCTTCAGTCGGATGAAGATCGGGTTACAGACTTTGAGCTACAGCACAACAATCAAACCTACTATTACCAAATAAGGATTACAGCGCTGTACGACCAGTTGGAAAAACTTAGCGGAAAGCTTATGGTTTTAAGCGATGTTTCGTCCATTCGACTCGCAAAAATTCAGCTTACAAAAAAGAACGAGCAGCTAAAAGAGCAAAACAGACGAAACGAGAAACTAATCGACGATTTGGATGCTTATGCACATACGCTGGCTCACGATCTGAAAAACTCGTTAGGAGTGATCTACTCATCCAGCGATATTATTCTGGAAGCGATTAAAGATGGCGATATGGATACGATTAAGCAGTTTTCGAAAATGATAAAAGAATCGTCGTCGAAAACGATAAGCGTAACCAACGAGCTATTGAAAATGGCCACTGCCGGGCACGAAGATGTTGAAACAACACCAATTGAAATGCAGCATGTTTATGATGCGGCAATGGCGCAAATTACAGATCATATTACCGATTACAAAGCTACAATTGAAGTAGAATGCAGTTGGATAGATGCGCAGGCTTATGCGCCATGGATTGAGGAAATCTGGATAAATCTGCTATCGAATGCCATGAAATATGGAGGTGTTCCCCCACTTATAAAAGTGGGCTGTGAGTTAACCGGAAACGGGATGGTGAAATACTGGGTAAAAGACAATGGCGACGGTATTTCGAAAGATCAGCACGTGAAAATATTCAGAAAACATACACGGTTACAACCCGATAAAGCCAACGGCTACGGACTGGGCTTGTCAATTGTAAAACGTATTATTGAAAAGCTTGGAGGCAAAGTGGGTGTTGAAAGTACCGGAGAAAAAGGTGCGGGCTCGATGTTCTACTTTAATCTTCCGGTTGCCAGAGTTGAATCACTCAATGAGGCGCGCTAA
- a CDS encoding FAD:protein FMN transferase, translated as MRMTEPTIFSDTFLAFGSHCDVVLPNLEAGTAKNIFQQIKADIEQLESTISRFSLLSDIHELNQTGKDVWMEVPGELWEILTIAKDFNQMSQGAFDITMFPVQSLWVEKEDVDENELEEAQKKCGFDKIELDLDNKRLRFKEDGVELDFGAIEKGFALDLVKPLLIDLGVKNAIISFEEDVVLALGNHPAGTEWPLGIRNQQQPNEFSHVFEVSGQTVYTTGTVYIRDDGEGMKERKIISPATGLPVEGKRTVSVKADSATMGAFIANIWLILPENDKAIISNQLNNVEILEVEYTDDDVKTKVTIIEKGDLS; from the coding sequence ATGAGAATGACGGAACCTACTATTTTTAGTGATACTTTTCTGGCTTTTGGCAGTCATTGCGACGTAGTGCTCCCCAACCTTGAGGCCGGTACCGCAAAAAATATATTTCAACAAATAAAAGCCGATATTGAGCAGCTGGAAAGTACCATTAGCCGCTTCAGTTTATTGTCTGATATTCACGAGCTCAATCAAACCGGAAAAGACGTTTGGATGGAAGTTCCCGGCGAATTGTGGGAAATTCTGACCATAGCAAAGGATTTTAATCAGATGAGTCAGGGCGCTTTCGATATAACCATGTTTCCTGTGCAATCGCTTTGGGTTGAAAAGGAAGATGTTGACGAAAACGAACTGGAAGAAGCGCAAAAAAAATGTGGTTTTGATAAAATAGAACTCGACCTCGATAACAAACGACTTCGTTTTAAAGAAGATGGAGTAGAGTTGGATTTTGGCGCCATAGAAAAAGGATTTGCACTCGATTTGGTTAAACCACTTTTAATCGATTTGGGGGTAAAAAATGCCATCATCAGTTTTGAGGAAGATGTGGTTTTGGCACTGGGAAATCATCCGGCAGGAACAGAATGGCCACTTGGAATCCGAAATCAGCAGCAACCTAACGAATTTTCGCATGTTTTTGAGGTGTCGGGGCAAACCGTTTATACAACCGGAACCGTTTATATTCGCGACGATGGCGAAGGAATGAAAGAGCGCAAGATCATCAGCCCCGCTACCGGACTTCCTGTTGAAGGAAAAAGAACTGTTTCGGTTAAAGCCGACTCAGCAACGATGGGAGCTTTTATTGCCAATATCTGGCTTATTCTGCCCGAGAATGACAAGGCGATCATTTCTAATCAACTCAATAATGTTGAAATTCTGGAAGTTGAATATACCGACGACGATGTAAAAACAAAGGTAACGATAATAGAAAAGGGGGATCTGTCATGA
- a CDS encoding glycerate kinase, with product MKKIVIAPDKFKGSLTGIEFCDAVERGIKKHLEDIEIVKLPLADGGDGTVDALKFYTGGELISVEVHDPLFRPIQANYLYAEKEKLAFIEMAEASGIRLLKNEEMNPLETSTFGTGELILDAIKRGALHILLGIGGSSTNDAGMGMASALGFRFFDVENNVLEGRGKDLNRLATIDTSMVNEELRNIKFEVACDVDNPLFGPNGAAYIYSPQKGASEQVVEQLDAGLRNFNEKVEAQFGKNLQNIAGAGAAGGLGAGCVLFLNAELKSGTALIKSIANFDEQVKDADWIVTGEGKFDEQTFSGKVIKGVLDSRTNQKLAVFCGLSELTEQQIAEHKIDFLAEVMEQATNVEDSIKNAGNYLEVAADRFATAIKSAK from the coding sequence ATGAAGAAGATCGTAATTGCACCCGACAAATTTAAAGGCTCGTTAACCGGAATTGAGTTTTGCGATGCCGTTGAACGTGGCATTAAGAAACATCTCGAAGATATTGAAATCGTAAAGTTGCCACTTGCCGACGGTGGAGATGGAACGGTTGATGCCCTGAAATTTTATACCGGCGGAGAGTTGATTTCAGTTGAGGTGCACGATCCCTTGTTTCGTCCCATTCAAGCTAATTATTTGTATGCCGAAAAAGAAAAGCTGGCTTTTATTGAAATGGCGGAAGCATCAGGAATTCGTTTGCTGAAAAACGAAGAAATGAATCCGCTGGAAACCTCAACTTTTGGAACCGGAGAATTGATTTTGGACGCCATAAAACGCGGGGCCTTACATATTCTTCTGGGAATTGGAGGAAGCTCAACCAACGATGCCGGAATGGGTATGGCAAGTGCTCTTGGATTTCGCTTTTTTGACGTAGAAAATAACGTATTGGAAGGGCGTGGGAAAGATTTAAACCGGCTGGCAACTATTGATACTTCGATGGTTAACGAAGAACTCCGGAACATTAAGTTTGAAGTCGCCTGCGATGTTGATAATCCTTTATTTGGGCCAAATGGAGCAGCATATATTTATTCGCCACAAAAAGGTGCCTCGGAGCAGGTTGTGGAACAGTTGGATGCCGGCCTGAGAAATTTTAACGAAAAGGTGGAAGCTCAATTCGGAAAGAACCTGCAAAACATTGCCGGAGCAGGAGCGGCCGGAGGACTTGGTGCCGGCTGCGTTTTATTTCTGAATGCAGAATTAAAATCGGGGACTGCGTTAATCAAATCAATTGCCAATTTTGATGAGCAGGTAAAAGACGCCGACTGGATTGTTACCGGCGAAGGTAAGTTCGATGAGCAAACATTTTCAGGGAAAGTAATTAAAGGCGTGCTTGATTCACGGACCAACCAGAAACTGGCTGTTTTTTGTGGATTAAGTGAGTTGACTGAACAGCAAATAGCCGAACATAAAATCGACTTTCTGGCTGAAGTGATGGAGCAGGCTACCAATGTTGAGGATTCCATTAAAAACGCCGGTAATTACCTGGAAGTAGCTGCCGATCGGTTTGCAACAGCCATTAAGTCAGCTAAATAA
- a CDS encoding PmoA family protein has translation MKRSFVISLLFVLLSNGLAWGQLTMKKQQDGIKIVDGSSNVLFYQMHPLNIDGDYERCNYIHPLWGLNGKVLTEDFPADHLHHRGIFWAWHQVWISDERIGDPWEIKDFDQEITEIEFIKDPDKTVWLKSEVLWSSDKWKKNGINKPYIRENVSIHIHESSLKYRRIDFEIRLTALEENLRIGGSEDEKGYGGFSVRMVLPDDVQFSGKSGSIKPQDNAAPSDGFVNISGSLGKGNSKAGIAIIDNKENPGYPQNLILREKNSMQNIAWPGSEPVELSTTKPLVLKYSLIVYSGKMKAKRISKLIDE, from the coding sequence ATGAAAAGATCTTTTGTAATATCGCTACTTTTTGTGCTACTCTCTAATGGTTTGGCCTGGGGACAATTGACTATGAAAAAACAGCAGGATGGGATAAAAATCGTTGATGGTTCATCAAACGTTTTGTTCTACCAAATGCACCCGCTAAATATTGATGGTGACTACGAACGCTGCAATTATATTCATCCGCTTTGGGGACTTAACGGCAAAGTACTAACCGAAGACTTTCCTGCTGATCATTTGCATCACCGGGGGATTTTTTGGGCCTGGCATCAGGTTTGGATTAGCGATGAACGTATCGGCGATCCGTGGGAGATAAAAGATTTTGACCAGGAAATTACGGAAATAGAATTTATCAAAGATCCGGACAAAACGGTGTGGTTGAAAAGCGAAGTGCTGTGGTCGTCCGACAAATGGAAAAAGAATGGTATTAATAAGCCATATATTCGTGAGAATGTTTCCATTCACATTCACGAAAGCTCGTTAAAGTATCGAAGAATTGATTTTGAAATCCGGCTGACAGCGCTGGAAGAGAATTTACGGATTGGTGGCTCGGAAGATGAAAAAGGTTATGGCGGATTTTCAGTTCGTATGGTTTTACCCGACGATGTTCAGTTTTCAGGAAAAAGTGGTAGTATAAAACCTCAGGACAATGCGGCTCCGTCGGACGGATTTGTAAACATTTCAGGATCGCTTGGAAAAGGAAATTCCAAGGCAGGGATTGCAATCATCGATAACAAGGAAAATCCCGGTTATCCGCAGAATCTGATTCTGCGCGAAAAGAACAGCATGCAAAATATTGCCTGGCCGGGTTCTGAACCGGTTGAATTGTCTACAACAAAGCCACTGGTTTTAAAATACTCGCTTATTGTCTATTCCGGGAAAATGAAAGCCAAAAGAATTTCAAAATTAATTGATGAATAA
- a CDS encoding S46 family peptidase has translation MMKKSLLLLLLGLSLFQLSAKEGMWIPILLEKYNLAEMQEMGFKLTADDIYDVNHSSMKDAVVIFGGGCTGELISDEGLLITNHHCGYRQIQSHSTVEHDYLTNGFWAMSRDEELPNERLTVSFLEYMEDVTEKVMAGTDNLEGEAKDKKIKENTDRIIKEAKNNGKFTASVKPLFYGNQYFLYVYKVYKDVRLVGAPPSAIGKFGGDTDNWMWPRHTGDFSLFRIYADENNEPAEYSPDNVPFKPKKSFPVSMKGIQPGDFTMVFGNPGSTMEYWPHQAVDVTMNQRDPDRIMLRDKKLDIIGRDMESDPKIRIQYAAKYASISNAWKKWQGEIKGLKRLDAIDKKLAYEEGFKKWAQKNDTWDNKYEPVFNAFDVLYADYSKYIKAYDYYREIVMSGVELFGQARTINSIINNIENDQDEKVESMRSAMFKALPRFYKDFNQTTDEALFITLMPELINGLDPSFLPAEVVETIKQLDQEKLLKKVYQKSILTDREKLEDLLENGSEKQLLKLRKDPMIAMFNQLNFIYEKDIIPEVQKINKTIEDNMKIYMAGLMEMKKGQAFYPDANLTLRVAYGKVEGYEPKDGVKYKYYTTLTGIMEKDNPEIYDYDVPDRLKELYQTKDFGQYEVNGDVPVCFTASNHTTGGNSGSPVVNGNGELIGVNFDRCWEGTMSDIMFDPERCRNISLDIRYALFIIDKFAGAGYLLDEMNIVR, from the coding sequence ATGATGAAGAAGAGTTTATTGCTATTATTACTTGGTTTAAGTCTGTTTCAGCTTTCGGCCAAAGAAGGAATGTGGATTCCGATTCTGCTGGAGAAATACAATCTGGCAGAAATGCAGGAAATGGGTTTTAAACTAACTGCCGATGATATTTACGATGTAAACCACTCGAGCATGAAAGACGCTGTGGTAATTTTTGGTGGAGGATGTACCGGAGAACTGATTTCGGATGAAGGGTTGTTGATAACCAACCACCACTGCGGATACCGGCAGATTCAATCGCATAGTACGGTAGAACACGATTACCTGACCAATGGTTTTTGGGCTATGAGTCGCGATGAAGAATTGCCAAACGAACGTTTAACGGTAAGTTTTTTGGAGTACATGGAAGATGTTACCGAAAAAGTAATGGCCGGAACCGACAATCTTGAAGGAGAAGCAAAGGACAAAAAGATTAAAGAAAATACCGACCGCATCATAAAAGAAGCTAAAAACAATGGGAAATTCACAGCTTCGGTAAAGCCTCTTTTTTACGGCAACCAGTATTTCCTGTATGTTTACAAAGTTTATAAAGATGTTCGTTTGGTAGGTGCGCCACCATCGGCAATTGGAAAATTTGGTGGCGATACCGACAACTGGATGTGGCCGCGCCACACCGGCGATTTTTCGTTGTTCCGTATTTATGCCGATGAGAATAACGAACCGGCAGAATATTCGCCGGATAATGTGCCGTTTAAACCAAAGAAATCGTTTCCCGTTTCTATGAAAGGTATTCAGCCCGGCGATTTTACAATGGTATTTGGAAATCCCGGATCGACAATGGAGTACTGGCCGCATCAGGCAGTTGATGTTACCATGAACCAGCGCGACCCGGACCGTATTATGTTGCGTGATAAAAAGCTGGATATTATTGGCCGCGATATGGAATCGGATCCGAAAATACGTATTCAGTATGCTGCAAAATATGCAAGCATCAGCAATGCGTGGAAAAAATGGCAGGGCGAAATAAAAGGGTTAAAGCGCCTGGATGCCATTGATAAAAAACTGGCTTATGAAGAAGGGTTCAAAAAATGGGCACAGAAAAATGACACCTGGGATAACAAATACGAACCGGTTTTTAATGCTTTTGATGTACTGTATGCCGACTATTCAAAATACATAAAAGCTTACGATTATTACCGCGAAATAGTAATGAGTGGAGTAGAATTGTTTGGGCAGGCGCGTACCATTAATTCAATCATCAATAATATTGAGAACGACCAGGATGAAAAAGTTGAAAGCATGCGTTCGGCTATGTTTAAAGCGCTTCCCCGGTTTTATAAAGATTTTAACCAGACAACCGACGAAGCTTTGTTTATCACACTGATGCCGGAGCTTATTAATGGCCTCGATCCTTCGTTTTTACCTGCTGAGGTGGTGGAAACAATCAAACAATTGGATCAGGAAAAACTGCTGAAAAAAGTATATCAGAAGTCGATTTTAACCGATCGTGAAAAGCTGGAGGATCTGCTTGAAAACGGCTCGGAGAAACAGTTGTTGAAATTGCGCAAAGATCCGATGATTGCAATGTTCAATCAACTGAACTTTATTTATGAGAAAGATATTATTCCGGAGGTTCAAAAGATCAATAAAACAATCGAAGACAACATGAAAATATACATGGCCGGATTGATGGAAATGAAAAAAGGACAGGCTTTTTACCCGGATGCCAACCTTACGTTGCGCGTTGCCTACGGAAAAGTGGAAGGTTACGAACCAAAAGACGGCGTTAAATACAAGTACTATACAACGCTGACTGGAATAATGGAAAAAGACAATCCAGAGATTTACGACTACGATGTGCCGGATCGTTTAAAAGAACTTTATCAGACAAAAGATTTTGGACAATATGAAGTGAATGGAGATGTGCCGGTTTGTTTTACAGCCTCGAATCATACTACCGGTGGTAATTCGGGAAGTCCGGTTGTAAATGGCAACGGAGAACTGATCGGGGTGAATTTTGATCGTTGCTGGGAAGGTACCATGAGCGATATCATGTTTGATCCGGAACGTTGCCGAAACATCTCGCTCGACATTCGCTATGCACTGTTTATTATCGACAAGTTTGCGGGTGCGGGGTATTTATTAGATGAAATGAATATTGTGAGATAG
- a CDS encoding serine hydrolase translates to MHRFTFLLALILLFGCSDDTVVDNPKENEIYFPPTDSETWESMSISDLGWNEEILPELYGFLESNNTRVFMILKNGRIVIEEYWGKNILNIASFDKNSNWYWASAGKSLTAVLVGIAQQEGMLSINDKISDYLGEGWTSMATEKENQITIKHQLTMTTGINHKVEDFYCTLPECLTYEVDAGEQWFYHNAPYTLLEEVVAAAAKMSYSKFTSDYLGQITGIDGSWIKSDYNNVYWSTARDAARFGLLIQNEGKWDDLDILSDKNYYHEMVNTSQNLNPSYGYLWWLNGKGSVVLPGLTTPVLRDMCPNAPDELFAAMGKDGQFIEILPSKGIVVVRMGEAPDNSLLPVLFHDDMWEILARLIE, encoded by the coding sequence ATGCATCGTTTTACTTTCCTTTTAGCCCTGATATTACTGTTCGGATGCTCTGATGACACGGTTGTTGATAATCCGAAAGAGAACGAAATATACTTTCCGCCAACGGATTCGGAAACATGGGAAAGTATGTCCATTTCTGACTTGGGTTGGAATGAAGAAATATTACCAGAGCTTTACGGTTTTCTGGAGAGCAATAACACACGAGTTTTCATGATTCTTAAAAATGGCCGCATTGTTATTGAGGAATATTGGGGGAAGAATATTCTGAATATTGCTTCCTTCGATAAAAATTCGAACTGGTACTGGGCATCGGCGGGCAAATCGTTAACCGCAGTATTGGTTGGAATTGCACAGCAGGAAGGAATGCTTTCTATTAATGATAAAATCTCGGATTATCTTGGTGAAGGCTGGACAAGCATGGCGACTGAAAAAGAAAATCAAATCACCATAAAACATCAGCTAACCATGACCACCGGAATCAATCATAAGGTTGAAGATTTTTATTGCACCTTACCGGAATGTTTAACTTATGAAGTTGATGCGGGCGAACAGTGGTTTTACCATAATGCGCCATATACTTTGCTGGAGGAAGTTGTAGCTGCCGCCGCAAAAATGAGTTACAGCAAGTTTACGTCCGATTACCTGGGACAAATAACTGGTATTGACGGAAGCTGGATAAAGAGTGATTATAATAATGTTTACTGGAGTACAGCACGCGATGCCGCACGTTTTGGCCTGCTTATTCAAAACGAGGGGAAGTGGGATGATTTGGATATTTTGAGCGATAAAAACTATTATCACGAGATGGTGAACACCTCACAAAATTTAAACCCGTCATACGGTTATTTATGGTGGTTAAACGGGAAAGGCTCGGTTGTTCTGCCGGGATTAACTACTCCCGTTCTGCGAGATATGTGTCCCAATGCTCCCGACGAACTATTCGCTGCCATGGGAAAAGATGGGCAGTTTATTGAAATTTTACCCAGTAAAGGAATTGTAGTTGTTAGAATGGGAGAGGCCCCCGATAATTCGTTGCTTCCGGTGCTATTTCACGATGATATGTGGGAAATATTAGCGCGCCTCATTGAGTGA
- a CDS encoding Gfo/Idh/MocA family oxidoreductase — MTNRRDFLKKMSAGAAGVAVGGTAMGMSAKSYSKILGANDKLNVAIMGLGRRLGAYYAPIAEKESNVELKYLCDVMEHQRKRAAENFSKHIDYQPKLENDFRKVLDDKEVDCIINATPDHWHTPGSVMAMQAGKHVYVEKPCSHNMNENEMIVKAAEKYNKVVQMGNQQRSSDHTIEIIKEIHNGVIGVPYRAVAFYLNQRGEVPVQKKAAVPNGLDWEIWQGPAIHRDYTEETWNYNWHWYGWNYGTAETGNNATHELDVARWALQVGLPNNVHVEAGKRHFFDDGWEMYDTMDATFLFDGDKVIKWDGRSRNAYDTYGMGGRGTIIYGSEGTVFVDRGKYILYDRSGKIVKDSVSASQEAGTALGGGGDMSTKHVQNWFNGIRGVGELNSHIMEGAISQTMVHYSNVAYRIGHGFDIDDKTGIMYDRDAMKLWGRDYDPNWEPKV, encoded by the coding sequence ATGACTAACAGAAGAGATTTTCTAAAAAAGATGTCGGCAGGTGCAGCCGGTGTTGCAGTTGGTGGAACTGCCATGGGCATGTCTGCAAAAAGTTACAGCAAAATTTTAGGAGCCAACGATAAACTAAATGTTGCCATTATGGGGCTTGGTCGCCGTTTGGGGGCATATTACGCACCAATTGCTGAAAAAGAAAGCAACGTTGAGCTAAAATATTTGTGCGATGTTATGGAGCACCAACGTAAACGTGCTGCCGAAAACTTTTCAAAGCACATTGATTACCAACCAAAACTGGAGAACGATTTCCGGAAAGTATTGGATGATAAAGAAGTGGATTGTATTATAAATGCCACGCCCGACCACTGGCATACGCCGGGTTCGGTAATGGCTATGCAGGCCGGAAAACATGTTTACGTTGAGAAGCCTTGTAGCCACAACATGAACGAAAATGAGATGATTGTTAAAGCGGCTGAAAAGTACAACAAGGTGGTTCAAATGGGTAACCAGCAACGTTCTTCGGATCATACCATCGAGATCATTAAAGAAATTCATAACGGAGTAATTGGAGTTCCGTATCGTGCGGTGGCTTTTTACCTGAATCAAAGGGGAGAAGTGCCTGTACAGAAAAAAGCAGCGGTTCCAAACGGATTGGATTGGGAAATCTGGCAGGGACCAGCTATTCACCGCGATTACACCGAAGAAACCTGGAATTACAACTGGCACTGGTATGGTTGGAATTACGGAACCGCCGAAACAGGAAATAATGCAACGCACGAGCTGGATGTTGCGCGTTGGGCACTGCAGGTAGGTTTACCAAACAATGTACATGTTGAAGCCGGTAAACGTCACTTCTTCGACGATGGTTGGGAAATGTACGATACCATGGATGCTACTTTCCTTTTTGATGGCGACAAAGTGATTAAATGGGATGGCCGCAGCCGAAATGCTTATGATACCTATGGAATGGGAGGTCGTGGAACGATTATTTACGGAAGTGAAGGAACTGTATTTGTCGACCGTGGAAAATATATTCTGTACGACAGAAGCGGAAAAATTGTGAAAGACAGCGTATCTGCATCGCAGGAAGCCGGAACAGCGCTTGGTGGCGGCGGCGACATGTCGACCAAACATGTGCAAAACTGGTTTAACGGAATTCGTGGTGTTGGTGAACTGAATTCACACATTATGGAAGGCGCAATCAGCCAAACGATGGTACACTATTCAAATGTTGCCTACCGTATCGGACATGGTTTTGACATTGACGATAAAACCGGAATTATGTACGACCGCGACGCCATGAAATTATGGGGCCGCGACTACGATCCAAATTGGGAACCAAAAGTTTAG
- a CDS encoding Gfo/Idh/MocA family oxidoreductase, with product MTDRREFIKHSAIATAAVGVAPGLLNACASPAEQVNVALIGCRSMGFNNLQSFLREENNVACVALCDVDRNVLEKRAAEVEKMTGKRPLTYADFRDVLDNKDVHAVIIGAPDHWHAIMMMMALDAGKHVYVEKPMGHSIEECNAMVAAQAKHPGLYCQVGMWQRSSKHWFEASEIVKSGLLGDVHLVKAWIYKGYDTPYPVMEDSAAPDYVDYDMWLGPAPKRPFNLNRFHYNFRWWWDYAGGAMTDWGVHLLDFALYAMDAEMPESISPGGGIFYHKPGAIETPDIQQAIYQYPKHTMIWECGLNPGIGPYQKAHGVAFVGQKGTLVVTRNGYEVLPDHSNELKGPFFEAKAQENYGDGLDEHVQNLLSCIRKGGTLNAPVEVGAKTAIVSEMGNMAYRVGQRIHWNNTSQSFNEAAATDLMTLNYNKNWQLPKV from the coding sequence ATGACAGATAGAAGAGAATTTATAAAACATTCGGCTATTGCCACAGCGGCAGTTGGCGTTGCTCCGGGGCTTTTAAATGCTTGTGCATCGCCTGCCGAGCAGGTTAATGTGGCGCTTATCGGTTGTCGATCGATGGGATTTAATAACCTTCAGAGTTTTTTACGTGAGGAAAACAATGTAGCCTGTGTGGCGCTTTGTGATGTTGATAGGAATGTGCTGGAGAAAAGAGCTGCCGAAGTTGAAAAAATGACGGGTAAACGACCGCTTACTTACGCCGATTTCAGAGATGTATTGGATAACAAAGATGTACACGCGGTAATTATCGGTGCACCCGATCACTGGCATGCCATTATGATGATGATGGCGCTGGATGCAGGGAAACACGTGTACGTGGAAAAACCGATGGGGCACAGCATTGAAGAATGTAATGCAATGGTAGCAGCCCAGGCAAAACATCCCGGATTATATTGCCAGGTGGGCATGTGGCAACGCAGCTCGAAACATTGGTTCGAAGCTTCTGAAATTGTGAAGTCAGGATTACTTGGCGACGTTCATTTGGTAAAAGCATGGATTTACAAAGGGTATGATACGCCATATCCGGTAATGGAAGATTCGGCAGCTCCGGATTATGTCGATTATGATATGTGGCTGGGACCAGCTCCAAAACGTCCGTTTAATTTAAATCGTTTTCACTATAATTTCCGCTGGTGGTGGGATTATGCAGGCGGTGCAATGACCGATTGGGGCGTTCACTTACTGGATTTTGCATTGTACGCAATGGATGCCGAAATGCCTGAGTCGATTTCACCGGGCGGTGGTATTTTTTACCACAAACCGGGAGCCATTGAAACGCCCGATATTCAGCAGGCCATTTATCAGTATCCAAAACATACCATGATTTGGGAATGTGGATTAAATCCGGGAATCGGACCGTACCAAAAAGCGCACGGTGTTGCTTTTGTTGGGCAGAAGGGAACTTTGGTAGTTACACGAAATGGCTACGAAGTATTACCCGATCACAGTAATGAATTGAAAGGACCGTTTTTTGAAGCCAAAGCACAGGAAAATTATGGCGATGGTTTGGATGAGCATGTGCAAAACCTGCTGTCGTGTATTCGAAAAGGCGGCACTTTAAATGCTCCTGTTGAAGTTGGTGCAAAAACCGCCATCGTTTCCGAGATGGGAAATATGGCTTATCGCGTTGGCCAGCGCATTCACTGGAATAATACATCGCAGTCGTTTAACGAGGCTGCAGCCACCGATTTGATGACGCTCAACTATAATAAAAACTGGCAATTGCCAAAAGTTTAA